One window of the Candidatus Wolbachia massiliensis genome contains the following:
- a CDS encoding O-methyltransferase: protein MTHNNSNIKLSYIRDLFAKEYKKIGEHCILEKKQHIQISPEEGKLLSFLIKIHKVKSIIEVGTLYGYSSICMAKALPECGYIYTIENDPEHSKIARKNFSTFNLNNKITLVEGNALEKLNELSAKAPFDMIFIDADKGSYSKYLDWAESHIKQDGLIVADNTLLFDTVFLELPPKEVSEKSWHSMREFNYRLSDEKKYYSILIPTDEGMTVALKLT from the coding sequence ATGACACATAATAACTCTAACATAAAATTGTCATATATACGAGATTTATTTGCGAAAGAATACAAAAAAATAGGAGAACATTGTATTCTTGAAAAAAAGCAACACATTCAAATTAGCCCTGAAGAAGGAAAACTGCTAAGTTTTTTGATAAAAATTCATAAAGTAAAGAGTATTATTGAAGTTGGTACATTATACGGCTACTCATCGATCTGTATGGCAAAAGCTCTACCTGAATGCGGCTATATATACACAATAGAAAATGATCCTGAACACTCGAAAATAGCAAGAAAAAATTTTAGTACCTTTAATCTAAATAATAAAATCACTTTAGTAGAAGGCAATGCATTGGAAAAATTGAACGAATTGTCAGCAAAAGCGCCATTCGATATGATATTTATCGACGCTGATAAAGGTAGTTATTCCAAGTATCTGGATTGGGCAGAGTCACATATCAAGCAAGATGGGCTCATTGTTGCCGATAATACTCTATTGTTTGACACAGTATTCTTGGAATTACCGCCAAAAGAAGTATCAGAGAAATCATGGCATTCTATGAGGGAATTTAACTATAGATTATCAGACGAAAAAAAATATTACTCTATATTGATTCCAACTGATGAAGGAATGACTGTAGCTTTAAAGCTGACATAG
- a CDS encoding DUF2671 domain-containing protein: protein MSYNIAGEVETLNKKSNKDEGVTLLHNPAYREKYRERFDEAQKKVMDMVQFYDGTIILIENKIAMYYYSWHSKKREFERKKQQAVIKNDSST from the coding sequence ATGTCTTATAATATTGCTGGTGAAGTTGAAACCTTAAACAAAAAGTCTAATAAAGACGAAGGGGTTACATTACTACACAATCCAGCTTATCGTGAAAAATATAGGGAACGTTTTGATGAAGCCCAAAAAAAAGTTATGGATATGGTTCAGTTTTATGATGGAACAATCATATTGATAGAAAATAAAATTGCCATGTATTACTACTCTTGGCATAGTAAAAAAAGAGAGTTTGAGCGTAAAAAGCAACAAGCAGTGATAAAAAACGACAGCTCAACGTAG
- a CDS encoding DsbA family protein, with translation MIFRLLLLLIFTSVNSYAAVKQDLSNNQHTQKTDEITPKELLSPLPEDKLLGDPKAPILMIEYASLTCYHCSLFHKEVFPKIKKKYIDTGKMLYIFRHFPLDYRGLKAAMLSYCYEKQEDYFNFNKAVFNSIDSWNYSNLSDLTVLQRVAALSNLKQDTFNQCINDKKIMDKIVNDKSLAINKLGIMATPIFFIRPNNDKSHVGHNNIKHEGYKTFEYFTNVIDRLYEKAIVK, from the coding sequence ATGATTTTTAGACTATTGCTTTTACTAATTTTTACAAGTGTTAATTCTTATGCAGCTGTTAAGCAAGACTTATCCAACAATCAGCATACCCAAAAAACTGATGAAATAACACCAAAAGAACTACTATCACCACTACCTGAGGATAAACTATTAGGAGACCCGAAAGCCCCAATTCTAATGATAGAATACGCTTCATTAACTTGTTATCACTGTTCTCTTTTCCATAAGGAAGTTTTTCCTAAGATTAAAAAGAAATATATAGATACAGGTAAAATGTTATATATATTCCGTCATTTTCCCTTAGATTATAGAGGATTAAAAGCTGCAATGCTAAGCTATTGTTACGAAAAACAAGAAGACTATTTTAATTTTAACAAAGCCGTTTTTAATTCAATCGACTCATGGAATTACTCCAACTTAAGCGATTTAACTGTATTACAAAGAGTTGCTGCACTAAGCAACTTAAAACAAGATACATTCAACCAGTGCATCAATGACAAAAAAATAATGGATAAAATTGTAAATGATAAATCACTGGCAATTAATAAGCTCGGTATTATGGCTACTCCAATATTTTTCATTAGGCCTAACAATGACAAATCACATGTAGGACACAATAACATTAAACATGAGGGATATAAAACGTTCGAATATTTCACCAATGTGATAGATAGACTATATGAAAAAGCTATAGTGAAATAA